The genomic stretch ttttcctttttttttttttttttgcctttggagGAAGGGTATATACACagagtttaaaaaacattttgagtcAGAATTTAAAACTTGGGAGATTTCACATGCACTGAAATCGCTAACCTCTCTTGACAAATTGAAAGCTGGGCAGCCGTGGTCCTCATTTCCGCCTGGCAACTGACACCTAAGGCCAAGCAGGGCTGTGCTTAGTTGGGGCATGTATTCACCTGTTTGTTGTAGAATGCACTATTCTTCACAGTCTCCATATCTGAGGCCAGAGCCAGCTACAATCCATCACTGCATTTCCACCATTTCTTACGGTAGAGTAAGAGAAAGTTAAGAGAATGTTAAGATACAGCAAAATATTGTTCCCACACCTtcatcaaaggaaaataaaggccACGAGGATCAGGAGTTCAGACAGAGCACAGTTCCACATGATGTCTGCTGAGGCCAAATATTCAGAATGGCTTCTTCATTCATCTGATGGGGCTTCAGTTAGTATGGCTCAAATTGCCAGGAACTGGCGGGTCTGGCTCAGCTGCGGTCATACTTCTGAAGCCTCCATTCTCACTGTTGTCTGGTTCCttgttcctcctccttccctccatgtGGTCTTTCCCACTAGGCTTTCCAGCAGGAAAGCCGGACTTCTTACATCCAGCTCTCAAGAGTGCAAAAGTGGAAAGGCCTTCTTCAGACTCAGGACTGTCACTGGCCCAGAGTCACTTCTGATTTATTCTGTTTGTTAAAACAAGTCACAGCACTGCTGCCGGTTCCGCCGCGCTCCAGGTATCTTTTTCTGAACAAAAGCTGCCTCATCGTATGTTTCAAGGATGGCTCTTCCTATCATTGTAAAATGGGGTGGACAGGAATATTCAGTGACCACACTTTCAGAAGATGATACTGTGCTAGATCTCAAACAGTTTCTCAAGACCCTTACGGGAGTGCTACCAGAACGCCAGAAGTTACTTGGACTCAAAGTTAAAGGCAAACCTGCAGAAAATGATGGTAAGCTTGGAGCTCTCAAACTGAAACCAAATACTAAAATCATGATGATGGGAACTCGTGAGGAGAGCTTGGAAGATGTCTTAGGTCCACCTCCTGACAATGATGATGTTATTAACGACTTTGATATTGAAGATGAAGTAGTTGAAGTAGAAAATAGGGAGGAAAACCTACTGAAAATTTCCCGCAGAGTAAAAGGGTACAAAGTGGAAATTTTGAATCCtcccagggaagggaaaaaaCTTTTGGTACTAGATGTTGATTATACATTATTTGACCATAGGTCTTGTGCAGAGACTGGGGTAGAATTAATGCGGCCATATCTTCATGAATTCCTAACATCTGCATATGAGGATTATGACATTGTTATTTGGTCTGCAACAAATATGAAGTGGATTGAAGCTAAAATGAAAGAGCTGGGAGTGAGTACAAATGCAAATTACAAGATTACCTTCATGTTggacagtgctgctatgaaaacaGTGCATACTCCAAGGAGAGGATTAACAGATGTACAGCCTCTTGGTGTTATATGGGGAAAGTTTTCGGAGTTTTACAGCAAAAAAAACACCATCATGTTTGATGACATAGGAAGAAATTTTCTAATGAACCCACAGAATGGACTAAAGATAAGACCTTTTATGAAAGCACACCTAAATCGAGATAAagacaaagaacttttaaaattaacccAGTACCTCAAGGAAATAGCAAAGTTAGATGACTTTTTGGACCTAAATCACAAATATTGGGAAAGGTATCTCTCAAAGAAGCAAGGACAGTAGTTACAAGCTATACTGGCAGTTATTGAAGATACTTGAGATCCAtgaacttctttttgtttttatgctaAAGATCATTATGATAGTGCTGGACACTGCAGCAAATATCAGACTGCTTATACTTGGTCTTCCAGTTTTTTGtaaatttagttttatattttttgaagatCATAGCAATacgccaaaaaaaacaaaaaaacaaaacacctttttCCCCCTGTATGAATATACTGTaactcttgaaaaatattttctccagcatAGAGTACTAAATTTtattccccacacacacacaaaaagtggACAAAAATGTATGCTTAACAATGTCATTTTGTGACTTTGGAAATAAGTATGTCTTGTGTTTTTGTCTCACTGTGTTGTTGTCTAAGCCCAAACCCACCTTGAAACTActgtttttaaaaccaaaaaaagaaaagtttttagtAAGGAACCTAGTTTAGTATGCTTAAAACCACCGAGagtttttcttattcctttgtcATAAACACAATTTCTCTTATTACTCCACTACTTACATCTCTAAATTCTGAGCTGTCTCAgtttggtgtgtatgtgtgtcagtGTTCTTTGAGTAAAACTGGAAAACGTCTGATCTGATACAGATATGTCATAGTGtgacaaatagaaaacatgagATTGAGGAATGAAACTAAGGAACAAGAATGTGTTTCTTTGTGGTGGCCAAGTAGAAGCACTCCTGCCTAAAACCGTTGTCCTAAAAGAAGTTAAAggcagtacattttaaaatgggacGTATCACTGGTTCAGTCCTAAAAAGCATGAACAAAAAGTTTTTGTTCTGTTCCAGCTCTGTCTTCTCTAAGTGCAAACACTGTGTTGCAGTGAAAATATCTAGCCataagatttaaaacaaaatttatttgcaATGCTTATGCCTGCAGATATGTAATGTGATCACTGTTTTGTGTTGACAATATTGCTTTATACAGTTCTTCTATTTGAAAGGAATCTGATTCTTTCAAATAAACATGGTATGTATTGTTCTTACGGGGGACTATTTCAGTGGTGtaaataataaattccttttcttaaaaaaaaaaaaaaaaacaagtcacagGCTCAGCCCACATTCTGAGGAAATGGACTGCACAAGATATGCACGCTGAGAAGTGTGATTCATTGCGGGCCACCGATTTCCAAAATGAGTCCATACCTCCTAAGAATTCTCAGAAATATGCCAGCAGGGACCATCCTAGGTTATTTCACCTAGAAACTAAAGGAGGTGGAGAAAGGTAGccccagagaagaggaaaatatggAGTCACTTGGATGACACACCAAGAACATGAAAAATGGCCTGGCAGCTGGCAGCTGCCACAGAGGCTATATTGTTCCCAACTGAATACAAACAACCTCTGTAGAATACAACAATAATCAGGCAAGGCCACCCCATGAACATGGTGGAACTagacagagaaaatcacacaaccACACAAATACCAACCGTCCCTCTCCTGGGATCCCTGAGTGACTACTGCTTCTTTACTAATGACAATTCTAAACTTCTTTGTTCCTCCTATCTCCTAAGTAAATGTTATTAAGAATCGCCAAAATGCCCCTGCATCCAATCTAGAGCTGATCTGCGTTCCCCAAAATGCTCCTTAGAATCATCCAGCACAAGCCCACGTTCTACAAGTCCCTCCCAGCTCCCACAGTCCTTTTAGAATGTGTGCTCTCCCTTTGCTGTAGACCGTCTATGACTGTGTATTCCTGGTGGTCTTTGACTGGTGGGCTTtaacaccattcattcattcaacaatatttactgtctgtccacatactttttcctttcctccgCAGGTTTCAGacctgccccaccctcccaggGCCTGATTCCATTTCCTGCACTCTGGCACCATAGAACTAAACCAGTTACACTGACCCTTTCTGGGACAGGGAAGCAGTGTCTTAGCATTGGCCCCAGGagaccatgaaaagacatggccTCAGCACGTGCAAAGGGAAGAGCTTCATTCAAATCTTATAGCCTTCTggacccttcccttcccttgcaGGTCTGCTCTCCTGCCTGGACAATGTAACTTATCACCTCTCAGGGGTAGGCTGGGCTGTGGAACTGACTGACCTTACCCATCAGGTCATGGGTCACCATCTTCACTTTGTATCCCCAGCCAGGGACAGGGCCCAGCCCTGATCTGGGATGTTCTGGTGGAATCTCTGAAGAAGTCATGGGGGAGTGAATGCTAAATCCAGTTAGGAAAGCAAAGAGCAGAGCTGAGGGTCAAGGTCAAACCCCACCAGTGGTCAGAGGAGAGGATGAAGTCAACAGGAAAAGTTGGAAACAGGCTGAAGTCCCAGAAGTGGTCATTCCGGCCACCATTGCTGAGGCCGTCTCCATGTTCCAGCCATGGGTGACACTTTACATAACTtccctctgagcttctgttttcaGGGGTCTCAAGACCATCCTAGAACTCACAAGACTCAATACCAGGTTATATACATGTCTAGGTTTATTACAGAAAAGGAcacaaagtaaaagcaaaaaagaaaaagatgtgcaTCAGATAAGGTCCAGGAAGGTCAGGCTCAGGCTTCCAAGTCCTTCCCCCACTGGGGCCACATAGGACACACTTTTCTCTGTAGCAGAGAACCACAGGGACCTGTGTGAAGTATCTCTGCCCAGAGAAGCCCATTCAAGTCTCCAGATCCAGGCTCTTACAGAGAGCTGGTCACATAGGCACATCCTGCTCTGGCAACCAAAACTCAGGATCCCAGAGAAGAAACCAGATATCGgatgggccaaaaagtgccttcggttttttaagtaaaaataaaggacccatttttcattttcaccaagaactttattgaacaacatattcaccattttgttccactaccttctgccagttttcaggcaacttcataattccatcttcccaaaactttttatctttttgagcaaagaactcttccaggtgccttttactgtcttccagggaattgaaattttttccattaagagaattttgtaaagactgaagtcaatggaaatccgaaggtgcaacgTCTAGTGAATACGGccgatgaatcagaacttcccagccaagctgtaacagtttttgcctggtcatcaaagaaacgtgcagtcttgcattatcctcATGGAAGTTTATgggttttctgttgactaattctggacgcttttcgtcgagtgctgctttcagttggtctaattgggagcggtacttgttggaattaattgtttggttttccagaaggagctcataatagaggactcccttccaatcccaccatacacacatcaccttctttggatgaagaccggcctttggtgtggctggtggtagttcattttgcttgccccacgatctcttccattccacatggTTATagagtatccacttttcatcacctgtcacaatttgttttaaaaatggaacgttttcattacgtttaagtggAGAATCGTATGTGGAAATACCGGCAAGAAGGTTTtattcacttaacttatgtggaacccaaacatcaaagcgattaaacGTAACCAAGCTTGCAtgaatgattttcaatgcttgatttggatattttgagtatgtcggctatctcccaagTGGCATAACAttgattgttttcaatttttgtttcgatttgatcgctatcaactttaactggtctacccaactgtggagcatcgtccagcgagaaatctccagcacgaaacttcgcaaaccgtgttcgatcagtcacagcaccttctccatacactgcacaaatcttttttgtgcatttcagttgcatttttacctttcttgaaataataaaacacaatatgctgaaaatgttgctttttttcttccatcttcaatattaaaatggctagaCAAAACTTCACCTATTTTGATGTCTTTTGTAAATGCATACTGATATGACAGCTTttacatacaatctaacaaaattgtttcgattgaagttaaagacaactaagtgctgcTAGAGCCATCTAACGGGAAAAAACGAACAAAtattttggcccacccaatacatCAGCTGTCTTGATGCTTGCACAGAAAAATCCTGGATGGTACTTTTCAGCAGTGCCCCATTGATCCAGGCATACACAACATCATCAATCAGTAGCAAAAAGAAGATTCTGAGGGCCACATTCCCAGGAATTGGCCAAGGGTCACTCTTGATTCTAGGCTCCCCCAAAGACATATAAGGATTGAGCAACTAGACCTGCTGTGTTAATTCTTTGCTCACAGCTTGATAACAAACTTGCACATGGGGATTGCTAGCCTatgtacagaggaggaaaccaaggctcagggatACAGAGTGACAGTTGGGgcagggacttgaacccaggactGTGTGGGAGGGAAGACACATACTATTAATAAGCAAGGACTCTGAGACTAGATAGGTCTGGGTCCCAGTATTGATTCTGGCATTAAATTCCAGTATTGCCACAGGCAATGTCAGCCCATCcgtataacaaaaacaaaaatgatacctCTCTCAGAGGACCGTAGCTAGGAATGTGTGAAATGGTGCAGGAGAGGTGCTTAGCACTGTTCATAGCACACCATGAGTGATATGTAAACATGAGTGCTCCAGATTTCAGTGATGATGACATGAGGAGGAGGCAGAACTGTTCACCTGATTCCAGCCAGAAGCACAAAAATTGCTCCAAGGGAAGTGGCAAGAGGTGCACTTTCAGTCCCAAGAGGCTGCCACAGCTCAGCTTGGGACACTATGGCCTTGGAGTCCTCAGGACCCTTCCCTGCTGCGTCAGGAGCAACAGATAGGAAAGGCCCCAAAAGGTGATCCTGGCAGCCTCCTTGAGACAGGTCCAGGCTGTGGGTCCCATTGCTGTCATGTCAGCCTTGACGGGATCCCTGGGGCAGGCCCAGGGCCTGCAGACTGTTCCGAGTGCCAGGCCTGGCCTTTGGAAGCCCCTTTCCAGGTGTCTATTGTTGGCAGGACTCTGACAAGGTCCTCTGTATCATGCACCaagcggcggcagcagcagctgcagctgtTTGGTTTGCGGCCACCATCAAACCCTCAGCGAGGCAGCCAGACTGGGAAGGGGACCAACAGGTGGGGTAGAATGTATAGACCTGGATCCCCATGAGGGCACTCACGCAGGTCTCTGGGCCTGAGTAGCCTCATTTATAAATTGGGTGCAACATTTTAATGAAAGGCTGCATGATTCAGAGGGTGTAACGGTCACTGGAGGCCACTCTAGCCCATAGATTTGTGTTACCTGGTCCTCACCAGAGCATCTTAACATTTTAAACTGATTGCCAACATTTTAATATCAGAAGAGATTTGCCTAAACTCTGAATTTCCAGCGTCTCTTTAAAGGTGGAAGGGGACTGTGGCCTGCCACCTGTGAACTGCAGCCCCACAAAACCACAGGTGGCTAAAGCCAGGCAGCAGACACCCCTTCAGACAAGGGCCTCGCTCCCCTCCCTGGTCAGCCACAGGCCCAGCTTCTTGCTCCTCTGGCACGCAGCTGTGTCTGGACCTGCTAACTGCATGGCATAGGCTGCCAGGTGATACTCCAAGAGTGCCAGGCAGGCCACGCCAGACTGGGGCCTTCCCAGGCCAGATTCTGAGTTCTAGCCCCAGCTCCACCATGTCCCAGCTGTGGCCCCAAGCAGGTACTGTCCCCAGTCCTGCATGGGGGAAGTCACTCTCCCTGCCAGCCAGTGGACATGAGCAGGATGACTGGGAGTGaggtgaggggtggaggggaggcccAGAGTAGGGGCTACACTGCCAGGTACTCACCCTCCTCCTTCATACCAAGGCAGGGAACCTGAAGCCACATCGGGGCCTGACCCGACCCAGGAGATGCTGGTTGCCTGCCCCCTGACTGGGAAAGAACAGTCAGGGTGGGAAGCACCTGGAAATTACAGCCgtggggagaggggtggctgCGGGAGCTCTGCAATCTGGGGGCTCTGGGTGGTGCAGTCAGAGGTCTCACAGAGGCCTTTCTACCAGTCAGGACCACTGGGGCTCAGGGGCCTGCCTGGGGGTAAGGGGTGTCCCCATCACAGGAAGCAAAAGGGCGGGCGGCACTTGTCATCCCTACATCTGCTTGCTCTGGAGCGTGTGGGGGCAGGACACGAGGCATGCTCaactgcactgaatctgtgagGCTCCTGGGGCCTCTCTGGGAGGCGGAAGGCAGGAAGCAGCAGTCCTCCAGCCCCTGCACCTGCCCTCCCCCTTCTAGCagccttctctgacctccccTCTTGAGTCCTTTTCCTTGGCTTTCTTTGGCAAGCTCCTTCAAGACACAGCTGAAAAGTTTCCTCCTCCCAGAAGCTTTCTTTGACCCCTGGGGAGAAGAACTCCCTCTTTCTGCTGGGCGTCCCCAGGGCCTTGGACATGGCTGGGTTGTCCCACCAGCCGCCCACTCTGTATTGTGATAAGATAGTTACAAAGCTGAGTTCTGCACCAGGCCCTGAAAGCCAGGGACAAGGGCTACCTCCTGTGTCCCTGGTACTCAGGCCAAGACTTGGCACAGAGAAGTGACTGGTACTTCCACAGTTCATGGGGCAGGGCCAGTGTGTCGTCTCAGAGCGGCCCACATTCCTACGATCCTTGCACAAGCCACAGGCCCACCCCCAAAAGTGCACAGCCCCATGGTGTCAGGGCCTGTGTGCAGCAGGCCCAGGGGACAGGCGGGGTCTGCATGACCTCAGAGGGGTGTGTGCGGGACAAGCATGAAGTCATGCTTGTTTACGAGGCTCTGACACAGCACTCGTCATTTCCTCCCTGCTGAGCTATACAGTGCTTTCCCAGCCCAGCCAGCCTCTGACTTACTCTCTGGCATCACACGTTGTCACCCTTGCAGCCCATTTCGGCAGGGATGACGGGGTCTGAGCTGTTTGTCTGCACTTTGGCTTCGGGATGAGGGACCCTCCCAGGAGCTGTCTCCTTGGGCTTGGCACGGTGAAGGCTGTGAGGTGCCCCAGCTGCAGCTCAGCATGTCTGTGGGGGGCTtggggcaggcagagctgggagccCAGCCAGGAGGAATGAtcacagggacagagaggggatgCCTTCCTGCCCATGAACCTCCCAGTGAAGTGCCTGCAGGGCCAAGAGTCCCAAGTGAGGAATACCAGGGAACAGCCAGAAGGGCTtcaaagagagagaggcagggagcgCTATGAGCCCACATGGATCAGGTGGGGGCAAGGGGCCAGCAGGGGTCACCAGAGAGGAGGTGAAGCAAGCAGGCCTGGAGCTTCATCCCCCAAGTGCTGGCCCTGAGGCAAAATGCCCTGAGGGGCCAGACAATGGAGAGACAGACTTCACAGACA from Balaenoptera musculus isolate JJ_BM4_2016_0621 chromosome 3, mBalMus1.pri.v3, whole genome shotgun sequence encodes the following:
- the LOC118892670 gene encoding ubiquitin-like domain-containing CTD phosphatase 1 codes for the protein MALPIIVKWGGQEYSVTTLSEDDTVLDLKQFLKTLTGVLPERQKLLGLKVKGKPAENDGKLGALKLKPNTKIMMMGTREESLEDVLGPPPDNDDVINDFDIEDEVVEVENREENLLKISRRVKGYKVEILNPPREGKKLLVLDVDYTLFDHRSCAETGVELMRPYLHEFLTSAYEDYDIVIWSATNMKWIEAKMKELGVSTNANYKITFMLDSAAMKTVHTPRRGLTDVQPLGVIWGKFSEFYSKKNTIMFDDIGRNFLMNPQNGLKIRPFMKAHLNRDKDKELLKLTQYLKEIAKLDDFLDLNHKYWERYLSKKQGQ